Proteins from a single region of Rubeoparvulum massiliense:
- a CDS encoding DUF418 domain-containing protein: protein MHPLAKTQPISQQERLISIDIIRGIALLGILFVNFPQYTSIYNQAVPAFYTGIDSYLRLFYDLFVQTKFYTIFSFLFGWGFFIFMKRAEQRQDRIYLRFSRRMIVLLLIGLLHEHFWFGDILHDYALLGLGLFLFYRIPAELTARWALFISSLFIGGQVFNLLAVFSDQNNPFPWLGAPEVSILAMFLWGMATGKALIFERVEIWMQFLRKVQLGGLLLTIPGWVGILYLFNQPASILNDYLRYLYVNLTAIPLALCYLATLTKLLTHPNFFKLLRPVGYVGQMALTNYLIQTVIGMSLVQLLHFQDEIPLSSTFLLTWVIFSVQVLISRSWLKKHRYGPLEYLWRSLTYGRLQPNSHRSNA from the coding sequence ATGCATCCACTTGCAAAGACACAGCCAATCTCTCAGCAAGAACGCCTTATCTCCATCGACATTATCCGAGGTATCGCTCTATTGGGGATCCTATTTGTCAACTTCCCGCAATATACGTCAATCTACAATCAAGCAGTTCCAGCCTTTTATACGGGAATCGACAGTTATCTTCGACTCTTCTATGATCTCTTTGTTCAAACCAAGTTCTACACTATCTTCTCCTTTTTATTTGGCTGGGGCTTTTTCATTTTTATGAAACGAGCCGAACAACGCCAGGATCGGATCTACCTTCGCTTTTCTAGAAGAATGATCGTCCTGCTCCTCATCGGTTTACTTCATGAACATTTTTGGTTTGGTGATATTCTCCATGATTATGCCTTATTAGGCCTTGGACTGTTTCTTTTTTATCGTATTCCTGCTGAACTAACAGCTAGATGGGCACTCTTTATCTCGAGCCTTTTTATAGGAGGACAAGTTTTCAACTTATTAGCGGTGTTCTCTGATCAGAATAATCCCTTTCCTTGGTTGGGTGCCCCAGAGGTCTCGATCCTTGCCATGTTTCTATGGGGGATGGCTACGGGAAAGGCCCTGATCTTCGAAAGGGTGGAGATATGGATGCAATTCCTACGTAAGGTTCAATTAGGGGGGCTCCTTCTTACCATACCTGGATGGGTAGGAATCCTATATCTCTTTAATCAACCCGCCTCTATTCTGAATGACTATCTTCGCTATCTCTATGTCAACTTAACAGCCATTCCATTGGCTCTATGTTACCTCGCCACGTTAACGAAATTACTAACTCATCCCAACTTTTTTAAGCTGCTCCGTCCTGTTGGTTATGTAGGTCAGATGGCGTTAACCAACTACTTAATCCAAACAGTCATAGGCATGAGCTTGGTGCAGCTCCTTCACTTTCAAGATGAGATCCCTTTATCCAGTACATTTCTACTTACTTGGGTTATCTTCTCCGTACAGGTACTAATTAGTCGAAGCTGGCTAAAGAAACATCGCTATGGACCGTTGGAATATCTCTGGCGCTCCTTAACCTATGGAAGACTTCAACCCAACTCCCATCGATCCAATGCCTAA
- a CDS encoding MDR family MFS transporter: protein MESISQRERIMIMLAIMSAMLFAALNQTIVGTALPRIVSQLGGMNYFNWVFTIYMLSTSVTAILVGRLSDMYGRKRFILIGIFIFMIGSLLSGMSTHIIQLILFRAIQGTGAGMIMSTAFAAVGDLFSPRERGRWQGLMSSVFGIASLIGPTLGGLIVDHAQWRWVFWVFLPFGFIAFYFIWRLFPTPKKKPKAAIDYWGSLLITFTLVPLLLAFSWAGKQYAWSSWQILLLFSTSLLALLFFLLVENKAINPVLPLSLFRIRIFTISNVIGFIIGAGMFGATIYIPFYIQGVLGKSATTSGFLMMPMTLSMVLASTLAGNLITRTGKYKMLAFIGLAIMSIGMYSLAQMGIQTASWVLVMNMLVAGMGLGMAFPIFVLTVQNAVSPQLMGVGTASAQLFRQLGGTIGVSAFGTILSYRMGTEIASRVSTLSIDIHEWSLPNGEQLQLDNPQVLMNPEQLTLLQQGLPNTEREQLLSWIEMIREAFSVSLSQVFLTGSLLIAGAFLLTFALQEIPLRTKREEHLQVADGEEQRS, encoded by the coding sequence ATGGAGTCAATTTCCCAGCGAGAGCGGATTATGATTATGCTTGCTATCATGAGTGCAATGCTCTTTGCTGCCTTGAATCAAACCATTGTAGGTACAGCGCTTCCACGTATCGTAAGCCAATTGGGAGGAATGAATTATTTTAACTGGGTCTTTACGATCTATATGCTTTCCACCAGCGTCACAGCCATTCTTGTAGGCAGACTCTCTGATATGTATGGGAGAAAGCGTTTTATCTTAATTGGCATTTTTATTTTTATGATAGGTTCCTTATTATCTGGGATGTCCACCCATATCATTCAATTGATCCTGTTTCGTGCCATTCAAGGAACAGGCGCTGGTATGATCATGTCTACAGCCTTTGCTGCCGTAGGTGATCTCTTTTCACCACGGGAGCGGGGACGTTGGCAAGGGCTCATGAGTAGCGTCTTTGGTATTGCTAGTCTGATTGGACCCACCCTCGGGGGCTTGATCGTTGATCATGCCCAGTGGCGGTGGGTGTTCTGGGTTTTTTTGCCCTTCGGTTTTATCGCTTTTTATTTCATTTGGCGGCTTTTTCCAACCCCGAAGAAGAAGCCGAAGGCAGCCATTGATTATTGGGGCTCACTCTTGATCACGTTCACCCTTGTTCCTCTACTTTTAGCCTTCTCTTGGGCTGGTAAGCAGTATGCTTGGTCTTCCTGGCAGATTCTTTTACTATTTAGCACCTCCTTGCTCGCTTTACTTTTTTTCCTCCTCGTAGAGAACAAAGCGATCAATCCAGTGCTTCCTCTCAGCCTATTTCGTATCCGGATCTTTACGATTTCTAATGTGATTGGCTTCATCATTGGAGCAGGGATGTTTGGTGCCACCATCTATATCCCATTCTATATTCAAGGGGTACTGGGAAAATCAGCAACCACCTCTGGATTTTTAATGATGCCTATGACATTGAGCATGGTACTTGCTAGCACATTAGCAGGCAATCTGATTACGCGTACAGGGAAATATAAGATGCTGGCATTTATAGGATTAGCGATTATGTCCATCGGCATGTACTCCCTTGCTCAGATGGGTATTCAGACAGCCAGTTGGGTTCTGGTTATGAATATGCTTGTAGCGGGTATGGGCCTGGGAATGGCATTCCCCATCTTTGTATTAACGGTCCAGAATGCAGTCAGTCCGCAATTGATGGGAGTAGGAACTGCTTCTGCTCAGCTCTTTCGTCAATTAGGAGGTACCATTGGTGTTTCTGCATTTGGAACGATATTAAGCTATCGGATGGGGACAGAGATCGCTTCAAGAGTATCTACCCTCAGTATAGACATCCATGAATGGAGTCTTCCTAATGGGGAGCAACTTCAACTTGATAACCCGCAGGTTCTAATGAATCCTGAACAGCTAACCCTCCTGCAGCAAGGGCTTCCCAACACTGAGCGAGAGCAGTTGCTTTCATGGATCGAAATGATACGGGAGGCTTTTAGCGTTTCACTTTCCCAAGTCTTCCTCACAGGTTCTCTTCTGATTGCTGGAGCATTTCTCCTTACCTTTGCCTTACAGGAGATTCCCTTGCGAACAAAAAGGGAGGAGCATCTCCAAGTTGCTGATGGGGAGGAGCAACGTAGTTAG
- a CDS encoding TrkH family potassium uptake protein — translation MWSKKESITPPQWMLIGFAIIILIGAILLSTTWATSSGNTIDFIDALFTATSAVCVTGLTVLDTGHDFSWFGQMIILLLIQVGGLGFMTFSVMFAIALGKKIGFHQRILIQESTRAESYGGLVRLVKWIFYVTLAFEAIAAVILTLRWSAELGLFKAAYYALFHAISAFNNAGFSLWSNNLMDYVNDPVVNLVITSLFIIGGIGFIVLLDIFYKDRWQRYSLHSKITLVGTLLLMILGTLVVYLFEFHNPKTLGALTWDGKLWGAYFQGVVTRTAGFNTIDISSMLAPTQLTMVFLMFIGASSGSTGGGIKVSTFFILLFTVLSVARGESEVHVFQRRIAHDLILRAVAVIIISTTVVLGISLLLTITEHALQRDFLEILFEVTSAFGTVGLTMGLTPDLSSMGKGLIIVCMYIGRLGPLTLAYALALKRSKAKIRYAEEKILIG, via the coding sequence ATGTGGAGTAAAAAGGAAAGTATCACACCACCACAGTGGATGCTCATCGGCTTTGCAATCATCATTTTAATCGGCGCAATTCTTTTATCTACCACATGGGCAACCTCATCAGGTAATACTATTGATTTTATCGATGCTTTGTTTACAGCGACCTCGGCAGTCTGTGTAACAGGATTAACGGTATTGGACACAGGTCATGACTTTTCATGGTTCGGACAGATGATTATCTTGCTACTGATCCAAGTGGGTGGATTAGGCTTTATGACCTTTAGTGTGATGTTTGCTATCGCATTAGGAAAGAAGATTGGCTTCCATCAACGCATTCTAATACAAGAGTCAACCAGGGCGGAGTCCTATGGAGGATTAGTACGCCTGGTAAAGTGGATCTTTTATGTAACCTTAGCTTTTGAGGCGATAGCAGCAGTTATTCTTACATTACGTTGGAGCGCTGAGCTAGGCTTATTTAAGGCAGCTTACTATGCCTTGTTTCATGCCATTTCTGCCTTTAATAATGCAGGTTTTTCGCTCTGGTCCAATAATCTAATGGATTATGTAAATGACCCTGTGGTCAATCTGGTCATTACTAGTCTATTTATTATTGGCGGAATTGGTTTCATTGTACTGTTGGACATCTTTTACAAGGATCGTTGGCAACGTTACTCCCTTCATAGCAAGATCACCTTGGTAGGCACACTATTATTAATGATCTTGGGAACATTAGTGGTCTATCTCTTTGAATTTCATAATCCCAAGACCTTGGGGGCACTTACGTGGGATGGAAAGCTATGGGGTGCCTATTTTCAAGGAGTTGTAACGCGAACAGCAGGCTTTAACACCATAGATATCAGCAGTATGTTAGCACCAACCCAACTTACCATGGTCTTCCTCATGTTTATTGGAGCCTCATCAGGGTCCACAGGCGGTGGAATTAAGGTGAGTACCTTTTTTATTTTACTTTTTACCGTCTTATCAGTAGCACGAGGAGAGAGTGAAGTTCATGTTTTTCAGCGCCGTATTGCTCATGATTTAATCTTGCGTGCGGTTGCGGTAATCATCATCTCGACTACGGTAGTGCTAGGAATCAGCCTCTTATTAACGATCACAGAGCATGCTTTACAGAGAGATTTTCTTGAGATCTTGTTTGAGGTTACATCGGCCTTTGGCACGGTAGGGCTAACCATGGGACTAACTCCGGATCTTTCATCCATGGGGAAGGGGCTCATTATCGTCTGCATGTATATTGGCAGATTAGGTCCATTAACCTTGGCATATGCCCTTGCACTGAAACGAAGCAAAGCCAAAATTCGCTATGCTGAAGAGAAGATTCTCATCGGATGA
- a CDS encoding DASS family sodium-coupled anion symporter, whose amino-acid sequence MSTEQRTSSNTPFKPLWLLIAIIVLVGILLLPTPADLPEAGHRALAILGFAVVLWMTEAVSYPVSAALLIGLISLIIGLGPSIEDPSQIMESKKALKWALEGFSSSAVALVAGALFLAAAMQVTDLHRRIALLILSRVGSKTNRIVIGAILVSIVLAFFVPSATARAGAVVPILLGMVTAFGLSKNSRLAALLVITAVQAISIWNVGIKTAAAQNMVALDLISKTMNVSFTWSEWFMYAAPWSILMSIILYFVMMKTLPPEAHEITNGQEMVRQQLQEMGPLKNTEIRLIIVSLLLLFFWSTEGILHDLDTSTTTLTAIAILLTPGIGVFSWKEAEEKIPWGTIIMFAVGISMGGILLKTQAAAWLANGFFNLFGLNAMPILSVIAIITLFNILIHLGFASATSLASVLIPIVIAIVGALEHEGLNTPGMVLLQQFVISFGFILPINAPQNMLAYGTGSFTVKQFVRTGIPLTIIAYLMILLFSSTYWKWVGLI is encoded by the coding sequence ATGTCTACTGAGCAACGAACTTCAAGCAACACACCTTTTAAACCGCTTTGGCTACTCATTGCAATCATCGTACTAGTTGGAATTCTTCTCCTTCCTACCCCAGCCGATCTTCCAGAGGCAGGTCATCGGGCATTGGCCATTCTTGGCTTCGCTGTGGTACTCTGGATGACGGAAGCTGTATCCTACCCTGTTAGTGCAGCCCTTCTCATCGGCCTCATCTCACTCATCATCGGCTTAGGACCAAGCATTGAGGACCCTAGCCAAATCATGGAATCTAAAAAGGCATTGAAATGGGCTCTCGAAGGCTTTAGTAGCTCTGCTGTAGCTCTGGTGGCTGGCGCCCTCTTTCTAGCTGCTGCCATGCAGGTTACAGATCTTCATCGAAGGATCGCCTTATTGATTCTCTCCCGTGTGGGATCGAAGACCAATCGTATTGTGATCGGGGCGATCTTAGTTAGTATTGTTCTCGCTTTCTTTGTCCCTAGTGCTACTGCCCGGGCAGGTGCCGTTGTTCCCATCTTACTTGGAATGGTCACTGCCTTTGGCTTATCCAAAAATAGCCGCCTTGCCGCGCTCTTGGTCATCACAGCGGTGCAAGCCATCTCCATCTGGAATGTGGGGATTAAAACCGCTGCCGCTCAAAACATGGTAGCCTTAGATCTCATTAGTAAGACTATGAATGTCTCCTTCACCTGGAGTGAATGGTTCATGTATGCTGCCCCTTGGTCTATATTGATGTCCATCATTCTCTATTTTGTTATGATGAAAACATTACCTCCTGAGGCCCATGAGATCACCAATGGTCAAGAGATGGTACGCCAACAATTACAGGAGATGGGGCCGCTAAAAAATACGGAGATCCGCCTTATCATTGTCTCCCTGCTGCTCCTTTTCTTCTGGTCCACCGAAGGGATTCTTCACGATCTCGACACTTCGACGACAACTTTAACCGCCATCGCCATTCTGCTTACACCAGGTATTGGCGTATTTAGTTGGAAAGAAGCAGAGGAAAAAATCCCCTGGGGAACCATCATCATGTTCGCTGTTGGTATCTCCATGGGAGGTATTTTGTTAAAGACTCAAGCTGCCGCATGGCTTGCTAATGGCTTCTTCAATCTGTTTGGTCTCAATGCCATGCCGATCTTATCTGTGATTGCCATTATCACCCTCTTTAATATTCTCATTCACCTTGGTTTTGCAAGCGCAACAAGCCTTGCATCCGTACTCATTCCCATTGTAATTGCCATTGTAGGAGCTCTTGAGCATGAAGGCCTAAACACACCAGGAATGGTACTGCTGCAACAGTTTGTTATCAGCTTTGGCTTCATCCTTCCCATCAATGCACCACAAAACATGCTTGCCTACGGAACAGGATCCTTTACTGTTAAGCAGTTTGTCCGAACAGGAATACCCCTTACAATTATTGCTTACCTAATGATTCTTCTCTTTAGTTCCACCTATTGGAAATGGGTAGGATTAATCTAA
- a CDS encoding methyl-accepting chemotaxis protein, whose amino-acid sequence MSNNRKGMQSLSTKIAIWMSIISVIIFTSISLLQYQHMKRSLSEEIEQGLELKSSSIADQVDAFFREQTALVQAMNTNQDIRNYLRTINSREEAHSNPHYINVQKTLDEIKGLNPAISLVFIASEKGNYNIGNDQYLTKPDYDIHTRPWYQLAVKSDTYAFTDAYIAKSTGKLVVTVVEAVREEGKLLGFVAIDIKLDAIPEIMNSHDLGDTGYAFLLGENGKLIYHPNEEYILAELGEVNVDLGKQQAKMLNLESGLETVQVDGEEMYIGYAPVSVAKWSVGGLIKSSEALTGLQSFTKMTLLYFLGGILALIGLVFIYLKKTLRVIPTMLGELEKVAEGDLTREIQLDRADEVGQLAVALNTMTQGLNNTAQVVSQSADQVSRSSEELDQIAQKTVQSTQEVTQVIQEIAKATEMQATTTEQGALQIQEMAERLEIMGGTIDHISDSTIKTAELSNTGMATIDELQHWFNANQQATEAIGVIIQEVEQSSQAISGIIDVINQITSQTNLLSLNASIEAARVGEAGSGFAIVAHEIRALSEQTAKATEGIHEKIAQIQSKAQEAVKVFTESQEAVVRNGEAVQETGKTFGHITQTVQELSVQVEQLAALGGEVEERKNHILDVIQQISASAEENSAATEEVSASAQEQLQQIEQVSVYARQLDEASNTLTDVMGHFKTKN is encoded by the coding sequence TTGTCCAACAATCGAAAAGGGATGCAAAGTCTTTCTACTAAAATTGCAATTTGGATGTCCATCATTTCTGTTATTATTTTTACTTCAATTTCATTGTTACAGTATCAACATATGAAGCGCTCACTTTCTGAAGAGATTGAGCAGGGACTTGAGCTAAAGAGTTCCTCTATCGCAGATCAAGTGGATGCTTTTTTTCGTGAGCAGACAGCACTCGTTCAAGCGATGAACACCAATCAAGATATTCGTAATTATCTACGGACGATCAATTCGAGAGAAGAGGCACATAGTAATCCACATTATATAAATGTTCAAAAGACACTGGATGAAATTAAGGGACTTAATCCTGCTATCTCCTTAGTGTTCATCGCGAGTGAAAAGGGAAATTATAATATTGGAAATGATCAATATTTAACGAAGCCAGATTATGATATTCATACTCGTCCCTGGTATCAATTAGCTGTAAAAAGTGATACTTATGCATTTACCGATGCATATATCGCCAAGAGTACAGGGAAGCTCGTGGTTACCGTGGTCGAAGCGGTACGAGAAGAAGGCAAATTATTGGGCTTCGTTGCCATCGACATTAAATTAGATGCCATCCCAGAGATTATGAATAGCCATGATCTTGGGGATACGGGCTATGCCTTCTTATTAGGTGAGAATGGAAAGCTAATCTACCATCCCAATGAAGAGTATATTCTAGCAGAATTAGGCGAGGTCAACGTCGATCTAGGTAAACAACAAGCGAAGATGCTAAACCTTGAATCAGGACTTGAAACGGTTCAAGTAGATGGAGAAGAGATGTATATTGGCTATGCACCTGTGTCAGTTGCAAAATGGTCAGTGGGTGGCTTAATTAAGTCATCTGAAGCACTCACAGGCTTACAGTCCTTTACGAAGATGACTCTGTTATACTTCTTGGGTGGGATTCTTGCTTTAATCGGTTTAGTCTTCATTTACTTAAAGAAAACCTTACGAGTGATTCCAACGATGTTAGGCGAATTAGAAAAGGTTGCTGAAGGGGACCTGACTAGGGAGATTCAGCTTGATCGTGCTGATGAGGTGGGACAATTAGCTGTTGCTCTCAATACCATGACACAAGGCTTAAATAATACTGCACAAGTGGTCTCTCAATCAGCAGATCAAGTGAGTCGCTCATCAGAAGAATTGGATCAGATTGCTCAAAAAACAGTCCAATCAACACAAGAGGTGACGCAGGTCATCCAAGAGATTGCCAAGGCTACAGAAATGCAGGCTACCACCACTGAGCAGGGAGCATTGCAGATTCAAGAGATGGCAGAGCGTTTAGAAATCATGGGAGGAACCATTGACCATATCAGTGATAGCACCATCAAGACTGCAGAACTTAGCAATACAGGGATGGCTACCATTGATGAACTTCAACATTGGTTTAATGCCAATCAGCAAGCCACCGAGGCCATTGGCGTGATCATTCAAGAGGTAGAACAGAGCAGTCAGGCGATCTCTGGAATTATTGATGTTATTAATCAGATTACAAGCCAAACCAATCTTCTCTCTCTCAATGCTTCCATTGAGGCAGCACGGGTGGGTGAAGCAGGAAGTGGCTTCGCTATCGTAGCCCATGAAATTCGCGCGCTCTCTGAACAAACAGCAAAAGCAACAGAAGGGATCCATGAGAAAATTGCTCAGATCCAGAGCAAAGCACAGGAGGCTGTGAAAGTATTTACTGAAAGCCAAGAGGCTGTGGTACGAAATGGTGAGGCGGTTCAGGAAACAGGCAAGACCTTTGGTCATATTACACAGACTGTCCAAGAACTGAGTGTTCAAGTGGAGCAACTGGCAGCACTAGGTGGAGAAGTAGAGGAGCGCAAAAATCATATTCTCGATGTTATCCAACAGATCTCAGCCAGCGCAGAAGAGAACTCGGCAGCAACAGAGGAGGTCTCTGCATCTGCACAAGAACAGCTGCAACAGATCGAGCAGGTTTCTGTCTATGCTCGTCAGCTAGATGAGGCATCCAATACCCTTACTGATGTAATGGGTCATTTCAAAACGAAGAACTAA